From Humibacter ginsenosidimutans, a single genomic window includes:
- a CDS encoding FtsX-like permease family protein has translation MTTFWRARSARRRALLVAIGAAVFTLAMLLSLAAGVTQRGASAQVRHAFESVGPSHRSLTLTVTDEQLTARDEASVRKAIADAFGDAPVDVRHTRSAGTSSGNGTERWIVTPRIGDVTPADLAALEHGFTVLPGRASSALADVGGASASGGAAATTASIQQSLRTVETTSVVPLGVIGVAGAIAAAMLGRLMIVARREEDRLLRSRGASSALLVGRAAAEAVWIAVPAVVLAAVVAQVVLWLLYGAPESVAEVAVAPLAALVIAVAAMTAVSVPAAFRSLGDDGGTTRRSGAGTAAGLTALLLVFAALCTWRFVTAGSAAAVIRDPLAIVAPALVLCALAVLGTVLFAPIARTLELPLARGRGLRLALAARLTARNTAVLAAPIMLVALAVAVGTLASGTTSTSSTFLDDSARAVNGGAARLLFAGDTMLASDADLLPERLRSDSLSDDPGVTAVLRTNGSIGQVSADVLGVRAAELSTLVPVGRSIFDAAGVTAALEPNGGPIPGPVIPKGEKTLQARIVSSGTWAAGTDETGASAEAAPAETPTASVTLWLVDAAGDVAPLTLPTVPIGRTGTVSARLPSGGPWTIAATDVDVVSAVPAAGLKVDVDRLEAGGASLSDTAQWSVQQQVFDTTGASAAVSGMGVRLASVAPGVAGGTQVRVMPRGSTTVPVAVSGALAAQAGSGVGASTAVTGSIAGFQAKVVRVIPLVPGTTGTPAMLADLPTLVRGYLATSPQLPNLLEAWTTDARGAAAYTGARKATVQLPSTSIEAGFVALGATALWLGAAGAAVFALVAVGATIATLQRRRRDETHVLRQLGVRARDQARIRVTEPASATVFAVLAGAAAGLIAAALIAPSLARASAPSAPGVLTVVLTLDPLGLVVVPIAIVVVAALLLIGQFRATLADASGSAR, from the coding sequence GTGACGACATTCTGGAGAGCACGATCGGCGCGCCGTCGTGCCTTACTGGTCGCCATCGGTGCCGCGGTGTTCACCCTCGCCATGCTGCTGTCTCTGGCGGCGGGAGTGACGCAGCGCGGGGCATCCGCCCAGGTGCGGCACGCGTTCGAAAGCGTCGGACCGTCGCACCGCTCTCTGACTCTGACCGTCACCGATGAGCAGCTGACGGCGCGTGACGAAGCCTCAGTGCGCAAGGCGATCGCGGATGCCTTCGGCGACGCCCCCGTCGACGTGCGGCACACGAGATCCGCCGGCACGTCCTCCGGCAACGGCACCGAGCGGTGGATCGTGACACCGCGCATCGGCGACGTGACGCCTGCAGACCTCGCTGCGCTGGAACACGGCTTCACGGTGCTTCCCGGCCGCGCGAGCTCGGCGCTCGCCGACGTGGGGGGCGCCTCAGCGAGCGGGGGTGCCGCGGCGACGACCGCGAGCATCCAACAGTCGCTGCGCACGGTGGAGACGACGAGCGTCGTGCCGCTCGGTGTGATCGGCGTCGCGGGTGCGATCGCGGCGGCGATGCTCGGTCGCTTGATGATCGTCGCCCGCCGGGAGGAGGACCGCCTGCTGCGCTCGCGGGGCGCGTCGAGCGCCCTGCTCGTCGGTCGTGCAGCCGCCGAGGCCGTGTGGATCGCCGTGCCGGCGGTGGTCCTCGCGGCGGTGGTGGCCCAGGTCGTGCTGTGGCTGCTGTACGGCGCGCCGGAGAGCGTCGCCGAGGTCGCCGTCGCACCGCTCGCCGCGCTGGTCATCGCCGTCGCGGCGATGACGGCGGTGAGCGTGCCCGCGGCGTTCCGGTCGTTGGGCGATGACGGAGGAACGACGCGACGCTCCGGGGCAGGCACGGCGGCAGGTCTGACGGCGCTGCTCCTGGTCTTCGCCGCACTGTGCACGTGGCGCTTCGTCACGGCGGGCAGTGCCGCCGCCGTGATCCGCGACCCGCTCGCCATCGTGGCGCCCGCCCTCGTGCTCTGCGCGCTCGCGGTGCTCGGCACCGTGCTCTTCGCGCCCATCGCCAGAACGCTCGAGCTTCCGCTCGCTCGGGGCCGCGGGCTCCGGCTCGCGCTCGCCGCTCGGCTCACCGCCCGTAACACCGCAGTGCTCGCCGCACCGATCATGCTCGTCGCGCTCGCCGTGGCCGTAGGCACCCTCGCCTCGGGAACGACGTCGACCTCGAGCACGTTTCTCGACGACTCTGCACGAGCCGTCAACGGCGGCGCCGCTCGGCTCCTGTTCGCCGGCGACACGATGCTGGCCAGCGACGCCGACCTGCTCCCGGAGCGGCTTCGCAGCGACTCCCTCTCCGACGATCCCGGAGTGACCGCCGTGCTGCGCACGAACGGCTCGATCGGTCAGGTGAGCGCGGATGTTCTGGGTGTGCGCGCCGCCGAACTCAGCACGCTCGTGCCCGTCGGCCGGTCGATCTTCGACGCCGCAGGGGTGACTGCCGCTCTTGAGCCGAACGGCGGGCCCATTCCGGGGCCGGTCATTCCGAAGGGAGAGAAGACCTTGCAGGCGCGCATCGTGTCCTCGGGAACGTGGGCGGCGGGCACAGATGAGACGGGCGCGAGCGCGGAGGCCGCACCCGCCGAGACGCCCACGGCATCGGTCACGCTGTGGCTCGTCGACGCCGCGGGAGACGTCGCCCCGCTCACGCTTCCCACCGTACCGATAGGACGCACCGGCACGGTCTCTGCCAGGCTGCCGAGCGGCGGCCCGTGGACGATCGCGGCCACCGACGTCGACGTCGTCTCCGCGGTGCCGGCAGCGGGCCTGAAGGTCGACGTCGACCGGCTCGAGGCGGGTGGGGCATCGCTCTCCGACACGGCGCAATGGAGCGTGCAGCAGCAGGTGTTCGACACGACGGGTGCGTCGGCTGCCGTGAGCGGCATGGGCGTGCGGCTCGCCTCCGTGGCGCCCGGGGTCGCCGGCGGCACCCAGGTGCGCGTGATGCCGCGGGGATCGACGACCGTGCCCGTCGCGGTGAGCGGCGCTCTGGCGGCACAGGCGGGCTCCGGTGTCGGTGCGTCGACGGCCGTCACGGGATCCATCGCCGGCTTCCAGGCGAAGGTGGTGCGGGTCATCCCGCTCGTGCCCGGCACCACGGGCACGCCGGCGATGCTCGCCGATCTGCCGACGCTCGTGCGCGGCTACCTCGCCACGTCACCGCAACTTCCCAACCTGCTCGAGGCGTGGACGACGGATGCCCGCGGGGCCGCCGCGTACACCGGCGCGCGGAAGGCGACCGTCCAGCTGCCGTCCACCTCGATCGAGGCGGGCTTCGTCGCGCTCGGCGCGACGGCGCTGTGGCTCGGCGCTGCAGGAGCCGCCGTCTTCGCACTCGTCGCGGTCGGAGCCACGATCGCCACGCTGCAGCGTCGGCGGCGTGACGAGACGCACGTGCTTCGGCAGCTGGGCGTGCGTGCGCGGGATCAGGCGCGCATCCGCGTCACCGAGCCGGCGTCGGCGACCGTGTTCGCCGTGCTGGCCGGGGCGGCGGCGGGGCTGATCGCCGCTGCGCTCATCGCGCCCTCGCTGGCCAGGGCGAGCGCGCCCTCCGCGCCCGGCGTGCTCACCGTGGTGCTCACGCTCGACCCGCTCGGCCTCGTCGTCGTGCCGATCGCGATCGTCGTCGTCGCTGCGCTGCTTCTCATCGGGCAGTTCCGAGCCACGCTGGCCGA
- a CDS encoding NAD-dependent epimerase/dehydratase family protein encodes MQTVLGAGGQIATELARELASAYSIELRLVSRNPRKVNETDSVAKADLLDAAQTTAAVAGSDVVYFTAGLPANTAAWEAQFPTMLRNALDAARHADAAFAYFDNTYMYPQDDRVQTEDTSFAPIGPKGRVRGEMASMVLEEMSRGDIPALIARAPEFYGPGRTQSFTNALILERLQAGKRPLVPVRDDARRTLIWTPDASRGLALLGNTPDAYGQTWHLPVAAEHPTYRRFVTAAAEAFGREPGYTVLPKWVLGAAAVVSPLVREMRELLPRYQHDNLFDSTKFATRFPDFAVTGHHDGLEIIARSR; translated from the coding sequence ATGCAGACGGTCCTGGGGGCGGGCGGGCAGATCGCGACGGAATTGGCGCGCGAGCTAGCCAGTGCGTACAGCATCGAGCTGCGACTGGTCAGCCGCAATCCGCGGAAAGTGAACGAGACCGACTCGGTGGCGAAGGCTGACCTGCTCGATGCCGCGCAGACGACCGCTGCGGTCGCGGGCAGCGATGTCGTGTACTTCACGGCGGGGCTTCCGGCGAACACCGCGGCCTGGGAGGCACAGTTCCCGACGATGCTCCGAAACGCCCTGGATGCCGCTCGGCACGCAGATGCGGCGTTCGCGTACTTCGACAACACATACATGTACCCCCAGGACGACCGCGTCCAGACCGAGGACACCTCGTTCGCGCCGATAGGGCCGAAGGGCCGAGTTCGTGGGGAGATGGCGTCGATGGTGCTCGAGGAGATGTCCCGTGGGGACATCCCGGCGCTCATTGCCCGTGCGCCCGAGTTCTACGGCCCGGGCAGAACCCAGAGCTTCACGAACGCCCTCATCCTCGAGCGGCTCCAGGCGGGCAAGAGGCCCCTCGTGCCCGTCCGCGACGACGCACGGCGCACCCTCATCTGGACCCCCGACGCAAGCCGCGGGCTTGCCCTCCTCGGCAACACCCCGGACGCCTACGGGCAGACCTGGCACCTTCCCGTCGCCGCGGAGCATCCGACCTATCGCAGGTTCGTCACCGCAGCGGCCGAAGCGTTCGGGCGCGAACCCGGCTACACGGTGTTGCCGAAGTGGGTCCTGGGCGCGGCCGCCGTGGTGTCGCCTCTGGTGCGTGAGATGAGAGAGCTCCTGCCCCGGTACCAACACGACAACCTCTTCGACTCCACCAAGTTCGCCACGCGGTTCCCCGATTTCGCCGTGACGGGCCATCACGACGGGCTCGAGATCATCGCCCGATCTCGATAG
- a CDS encoding TetR/AcrR family transcriptional regulator, with protein MPTTEKAYHHGDLRAALLAAAIESLEAGETPSMRAVARRAGVSPAAPYRHFADRDALDSALAVRGFDDLHADLAAALEQLPASASPQETLGALAVAYVDFALRRPALFHLMFGNECDDADSERVRASGQLHALLGDVVAHLFPTADGRALSLALWSLAHGLAFLHLDGKLRPEPTDEVEMRVRAAIITILALNQGEST; from the coding sequence ATGCCGACAACCGAGAAGGCCTACCACCACGGCGACCTGCGCGCAGCACTGCTCGCCGCGGCGATCGAGAGCCTCGAGGCAGGCGAAACGCCCTCGATGCGTGCCGTCGCCCGCCGTGCCGGCGTGTCGCCCGCCGCCCCGTACCGGCACTTCGCCGACCGTGACGCGCTCGACTCGGCGCTCGCCGTCCGGGGGTTCGACGATCTGCACGCCGATCTCGCGGCCGCGCTCGAGCAGCTTCCCGCGTCGGCATCACCACAGGAGACGCTGGGCGCTCTCGCCGTCGCATACGTGGACTTCGCTCTGCGCCGACCGGCGCTGTTTCATCTGATGTTCGGCAACGAATGCGACGACGCAGACAGCGAGAGGGTGCGGGCCTCCGGGCAGCTCCACGCCCTGCTGGGCGATGTCGTCGCACACCTGTTCCCGACCGCTGACGGGCGGGCCCTGTCTCTGGCGCTGTGGAGCCTCGCCCATGGGCTGGCGTTCCTGCACCTGGACGGCAAGCTGCGCCCCGAGCCCACCGACGAGGTCGAGATGCGCGTCCGCGCGGCCATCATCACCATCCTCGCCCTGAACCAAGGAGAATCCACATGA
- a CDS encoding type 1 glutamine amidotransferase domain-containing protein, whose amino-acid sequence MTRVLHVVTNVGHYDDPAQHPTGLWLSELSHAWEVFEERGFEQAIVSPAGGASPLEPRSLKFPSYDRNAKAWRNDPQRMTLLETTLGPDDVDSADYDAIYFTGGHAVMFDFPDNEGLQRITREIWERGGVVSSVCHGYCALLNTRLSDGTLLVEGKKLTGFAWQEEVLARVDKLVPYNAEEEMTKRGALYEKAKLPFVSYAVVDGRLVTGQNPGSAKETAEKVAALL is encoded by the coding sequence ATGACCCGCGTCCTGCACGTCGTCACGAACGTCGGCCACTACGACGACCCGGCCCAGCATCCGACCGGCCTGTGGCTGTCCGAACTCAGCCACGCGTGGGAGGTGTTCGAGGAACGAGGCTTCGAGCAGGCAATCGTCAGCCCGGCGGGCGGCGCATCCCCCTTAGAGCCTCGGTCGCTGAAGTTCCCCAGCTACGACAGGAACGCCAAGGCATGGCGCAACGATCCACAGCGCATGACGCTGCTCGAGACGACGCTCGGCCCGGACGACGTCGACTCGGCCGACTACGACGCCATCTATTTCACCGGCGGCCACGCGGTCATGTTCGACTTCCCCGACAACGAGGGACTTCAGCGCATCACGCGCGAGATCTGGGAGCGCGGAGGCGTCGTCTCCTCCGTCTGCCACGGCTATTGCGCGCTGCTCAACACCCGCCTCTCCGACGGGACGCTGCTCGTCGAGGGCAAGAAGCTCACCGGGTTCGCCTGGCAGGAGGAGGTGCTCGCACGCGTGGACAAGCTCGTGCCCTACAACGCCGAAGAGGAGATGACGAAGCGCGGGGCTCTCTACGAGAAGGCGAAGCTGCCTTTCGTCTCCTACGCCGTCGTCGACGGCAGGCTCGTCACCGGCCAGAACCCGGGCTCAGCGAAGGAGACCGCCGAAAAGGTCGCAGCCCTGCTCTGA
- a CDS encoding HNH endonuclease, whose translation MRTLVLNAGYEPLAVVSFKRAIALVLSSKATVIEVDVEHPVWAVNAVFDRPSVIVLTRYVHLPHGRAVPVSRRGVLRRDGHHCAYCGKSATTIDHVLPKSRGGADSWDNLVACCLRCNNVKGDRTAVEMGWNLTVVPRMPHDPAWMVRGVEHALPEWQGYLAPAA comes from the coding sequence ATGCGCACACTGGTGCTGAACGCGGGATACGAGCCCCTCGCCGTCGTGAGCTTCAAACGAGCGATCGCGCTCGTTCTGAGCTCGAAGGCGACCGTCATCGAGGTGGATGTCGAGCATCCGGTGTGGGCGGTCAACGCCGTCTTCGATCGGCCGTCGGTGATCGTGCTCACCCGCTATGTGCACCTGCCGCACGGGCGCGCCGTTCCGGTCTCGCGACGGGGCGTGCTGCGTCGCGACGGCCATCACTGCGCGTACTGCGGCAAGTCGGCCACCACGATCGACCACGTGCTGCCGAAGTCGCGCGGGGGAGCGGATTCGTGGGACAACCTCGTGGCGTGCTGCCTGCGCTGCAACAACGTGAAGGGCGACCGCACCGCCGTCGAGATGGGCTGGAACCTGACCGTCGTTCCCCGCATGCCGCACGACCCCGCGTGGATGGTGCGGGGCGTGGAGCATGCGCTGCCGGAGTGGCAGGGGTATCTGGCGCCGGCGGCCTGA
- a CDS encoding C40 family peptidase — translation MAALGTGGLPEDHDPSTSSKANDSLSETTATSRRSLRNVERAATHRVGPTVTATTRSVATRSAGAESTAKPAPRKRRLRPLANLAVMAIAGGLVATIAIPAYAFNPATTNQAKFGTTALDSLKKANSQSVSVSGAIDGPAASGDTFTATTEQQLADKKAEAERAAAAAQMEAYASSYDGPSAADYLANPPYPNFSLAQVFSVAQKYIGTPYVYGGDTPAGFDCSGYVMFVYAQFGISLPHSASAQGAMGTRISIQDAQPGDVVIMLGGAHDGFYAGNGNILDAPDVGRTISERPIWTDDYYIVRFGI, via the coding sequence TTGGCAGCATTAGGTACAGGTGGTCTGCCCGAAGACCACGACCCGAGTACTTCCAGCAAGGCGAACGATTCACTGAGCGAGACGACCGCGACGTCGCGACGCAGCCTCAGGAACGTCGAGCGTGCCGCGACCCATCGGGTCGGTCCGACGGTCACCGCCACCACTCGATCCGTCGCCACCCGTTCCGCCGGTGCGGAAAGCACGGCGAAGCCCGCACCGCGCAAGCGGCGCCTGCGCCCACTCGCGAACCTCGCGGTCATGGCCATCGCCGGTGGCCTCGTGGCCACCATCGCCATTCCCGCCTACGCCTTCAACCCGGCGACGACCAATCAGGCGAAGTTCGGCACGACAGCGCTGGACAGCCTCAAGAAGGCGAACTCGCAGTCCGTGTCGGTGTCCGGCGCGATCGACGGACCCGCGGCATCCGGAGACACGTTCACCGCGACCACGGAGCAGCAGCTCGCCGACAAGAAGGCGGAGGCCGAGCGGGCCGCCGCCGCGGCCCAGATGGAGGCCTACGCATCGTCGTACGACGGCCCCAGCGCCGCCGACTATCTGGCGAACCCGCCGTACCCGAACTTCAGCCTCGCCCAGGTTTTCTCGGTGGCGCAGAAGTACATCGGCACGCCGTACGTGTACGGCGGTGACACGCCGGCCGGGTTCGACTGCTCGGGCTACGTCATGTTCGTGTACGCCCAGTTCGGCATCTCGCTGCCGCACTCGGCCTCTGCGCAGGGCGCCATGGGCACCCGCATCTCGATTCAGGATGCCCAGCCCGGCGACGTCGTGATCATGCTCGGCGGAGCGCACGACGGCTTCTATGCGGGCAACGGCAACATCCTGGACGCACCCGATGTGGGCCGCACGATCTCGGAGCGGCCGATCTGGACCGACGACTACTACATCGTGCGATTCGGGATCTGA
- a CDS encoding metal-dependent transcriptional regulator yields the protein MTDLVDTTEMYLRTILDLEEENIVPLRARISERLGHSGPTVSQTIARMERDGLVVVSDDRHLVLTAEGRRRAVHVMRKHRLAERLLSDVIGLEWEYVHEEACRWEHVMSEQVEHKILDILGHPTETPYGTPIPRIEDEGVDLHRVFLDGVRSTVDVTADTDAPVTATVRRLGEPVQFEPELLAQLRQAGIFPGSTGRFTRAGSYVAVQIDGYDDALELPNEVASHIFVAA from the coding sequence ATGACCGACCTCGTCGACACGACCGAGATGTATCTGCGCACGATCCTCGATCTCGAAGAGGAGAACATCGTGCCGCTGAGGGCGCGCATTTCGGAACGGCTCGGCCACTCAGGTCCCACGGTCTCGCAGACCATCGCCCGCATGGAGCGCGATGGACTGGTGGTGGTCTCCGACGACCGTCATCTCGTGCTCACCGCCGAGGGACGTCGCCGTGCCGTTCACGTGATGCGCAAGCATCGTCTCGCAGAGCGCCTGCTCTCCGACGTCATCGGCCTCGAGTGGGAGTACGTGCACGAAGAGGCATGCCGCTGGGAGCATGTGATGAGCGAGCAGGTCGAGCACAAGATCCTCGACATCCTCGGCCACCCCACCGAGACGCCGTACGGCACGCCCATCCCGCGCATTGAAGACGAGGGCGTCGACCTTCATCGTGTGTTCCTCGACGGCGTGCGCAGCACGGTGGATGTCACGGCCGACACCGACGCGCCGGTCACGGCCACCGTGCGCCGGCTCGGCGAACCCGTGCAGTTCGAGCCGGAGCTGCTCGCCCAGCTGAGGCAGGCGGGGATCTTCCCCGGTTCGACGGGACGCTTCACGCGCGCTGGCTCGTACGTGGCCGTGCAGATCGACGGCTACGACGACGCCCTGGAACTGCCGAACGAGGTCGCGAGCCACATTTTCGTCGCCGCGTGA
- a CDS encoding DUF2530 domain-containing protein, giving the protein MRLWLKDSERLPDPLPMKTDDRTAIGAGTALWVVGAVVAVAFWSPLSRDGFGWVVWMTLVGIALGVVGLCYAQVRRSRATRGSKG; this is encoded by the coding sequence GTGCGACTGTGGCTGAAGGACAGCGAACGGCTGCCCGATCCGCTCCCGATGAAGACCGACGATCGCACGGCGATCGGCGCGGGGACGGCTCTCTGGGTGGTCGGCGCCGTCGTCGCCGTGGCGTTCTGGTCACCGCTGTCGCGCGACGGCTTCGGCTGGGTCGTCTGGATGACGTTGGTCGGCATCGCCCTCGGCGTCGTCGGGCTCTGCTACGCGCAGGTCAGGCGATCGAGGGCGACGCGCGGCAGCAAGGGCTGA
- a CDS encoding DUF3027 domain-containing protein gives MPEQQSDEPTVPVEPAEAVEPTDILEHAEDVQSVDAVEASEPVTSAVTVEPAEPTASFVADESLLAAHDLARAALLEITAESSIGPIAGHTVEGEHVLSLLFECTLLGYPGWHWTVTLARVDVDADPVVLEAELLPGEHALLAPEWVPWSERLAEYQAAQEAARAAEGGEGEASDEVDGDDESDVLDEDDDSDDLDDDTDLGRDFDGIDIDLHDEPSADGEADSGEDDTDDEDEAEDDIDVVAEEITEAEAASLEAAESAESTGDAED, from the coding sequence ATGCCTGAGCAGCAGTCGGACGAGCCGACCGTACCCGTCGAGCCGGCCGAAGCGGTGGAGCCCACTGACATCTTGGAACACGCGGAGGATGTGCAGTCGGTCGACGCCGTGGAGGCGTCGGAGCCCGTGACCTCGGCGGTGACCGTCGAGCCCGCAGAGCCCACGGCATCCTTCGTCGCCGACGAGAGTCTGCTGGCCGCACACGACCTCGCGCGAGCTGCGCTGCTGGAGATCACGGCGGAGTCGAGCATCGGGCCGATCGCCGGTCACACCGTGGAGGGCGAGCACGTGCTCTCCCTGCTCTTCGAGTGCACGCTGCTGGGCTACCCGGGCTGGCACTGGACGGTGACGCTCGCCCGGGTGGATGTCGACGCGGACCCCGTGGTGCTCGAGGCCGAACTCCTGCCGGGCGAGCACGCGCTGCTCGCACCGGAATGGGTGCCGTGGTCCGAGCGCCTCGCGGAATACCAGGCCGCCCAGGAAGCGGCGCGGGCTGCGGAAGGCGGCGAGGGCGAGGCATCAGACGAAGTCGACGGCGACGACGAATCGGACGTTCTCGACGAAGACGACGACTCCGACGACCTCGATGACGACACGGACCTCGGCCGCGACTTCGACGGCATCGACATCGACCTGCACGATGAACCGTCCGCCGACGGCGAGGCAGACTCCGGCGAGGACGACACCGACGACGAGGACGAAGCGGAAGACGACATCGACGTCGTCGCCGAGGAGATCACAGAGGCCGAGGCAGCATCGCTCGAGGCGGCCGAGTCAGCCGAGTCGACAGGGGACGCCGAAGACTGA
- a CDS encoding cold-shock protein has translation MPTGKVKFYDEEKGFGFIAQDGGGEVFLHASALPDGAVVKAGTRLEFGVADGKRGAQALSVRVIESRPSLSKMNRKSADDMAVIIEDLVKLLDGIGAGLKRGRYPDTAHGRKIAAMLRRVADDLDA, from the coding sequence ATGCCGACCGGCAAGGTCAAGTTCTACGACGAGGAGAAAGGCTTCGGCTTCATCGCTCAAGACGGCGGTGGCGAGGTCTTTCTGCACGCGTCTGCGCTGCCTGACGGCGCCGTCGTCAAGGCGGGAACGCGCCTCGAGTTCGGGGTGGCGGACGGCAAGCGCGGCGCGCAGGCGCTGTCGGTGCGGGTCATCGAGAGCCGCCCGAGCCTGAGCAAGATGAACCGCAAGTCGGCCGACGACATGGCCGTCATCATCGAAGACCTCGTGAAGCTCCTCGACGGCATCGGCGCCGGCCTCAAGCGCGGCCGGTACCCTGACACCGCACACGGCCGCAAGATCGCGGCCATGCTGCGCCGCGTGGCGGACGATCTGGATGCCTGA
- a CDS encoding helicase-associated domain-containing protein, with product MQHDLSIVAPGPLAPAIDARLRTLADAEGTGLAASFRVSPSSLHRAIADGETAESLREFIESISLTGLPQPVAYLIDEAASRYGRVRVRSEGAATVVTSPDAALLDTIAVDQALSALGIRRRSPEELGSRFAIDIVYWALVDAHYPVVAEDERGNQLRVRRRIGHQEPHDTTDTAAIVVQRLRAAENTQGEQGAKAWLTRQLESAVRSRTAITVTVALPDGSERDYTLEPTGIGGGRLRGRDRASDIERTLPVSSIRGVRTE from the coding sequence GTGCAGCACGACCTCTCCATCGTCGCACCCGGCCCGCTGGCGCCGGCGATCGACGCCCGGCTGCGCACGTTGGCCGACGCCGAAGGCACGGGCCTGGCGGCGAGCTTCCGCGTGTCGCCGTCGTCGCTGCACCGCGCGATCGCCGACGGCGAGACCGCCGAGTCGCTCCGCGAGTTCATCGAGTCGATCTCACTCACGGGACTGCCCCAGCCCGTCGCCTACCTGATCGACGAGGCCGCCTCGCGCTACGGGCGGGTCCGCGTGCGCTCAGAGGGCGCGGCGACGGTGGTGACCTCGCCCGATGCCGCTCTTCTCGACACGATCGCCGTCGACCAGGCCCTGTCCGCGCTCGGAATCCGGCGCCGGAGCCCCGAGGAGCTCGGCAGCAGGTTCGCCATCGACATCGTGTACTGGGCGCTCGTCGATGCGCACTATCCGGTCGTGGCCGAAGACGAGCGCGGCAATCAGCTTCGCGTGCGGCGGCGCATCGGACACCAGGAACCCCACGACACCACCGACACCGCCGCCATCGTGGTGCAGCGGCTGCGCGCCGCGGAGAACACGCAGGGCGAGCAGGGCGCGAAGGCCTGGCTGACCAGGCAACTCGAGTCCGCCGTGCGCTCCCGCACCGCCATCACCGTCACCGTCGCACTGCCCGACGGCAGCGAACGTGACTACACGCTGGAGCCGACGGGCATCGGCGGCGGTCGACTGCGCGGCCGCGACCGCGCCAGCGACATCGAACGCACGCTGCCGGTGTCGAGCATCCGCGGAGTGCGCACCGAGTAG